One Streptomyces sp. CNQ-509 DNA window includes the following coding sequences:
- the map gene encoding type I methionyl aminopeptidase: MSGQSSLLAPGTLSPPRAVPAAIPRPEYVGKKGPAPYTGPEVQDAETVERMRTAGRIAARAMAAAAEHIAPGVTTDELDRVAHEYLCDHGAYPSTLGYRGFPKSLCTSVNEVICHGIPDSTVLRDGDIVNLDVTAFIGGVHGDNNATYLVGEVDETSRLLVERTRESLNRAIKAVRPGRQVNVIGRVIESYAKRFGYGVVRDFTGHGVNTAFHSGLIIPHFDDPRATTVMRPGMTFTIEPMLTLGTHEYDMWDDGWTVVTKDRRRTAQFEHTLVVTESGAEVLTLP, encoded by the coding sequence ATGTCTGGCCAGTCGTCGCTGCTCGCGCCCGGTACGCTCTCCCCGCCCCGCGCCGTTCCCGCCGCCATCCCCCGCCCCGAGTACGTCGGGAAGAAGGGACCGGCGCCCTACACCGGACCGGAGGTCCAGGACGCGGAGACCGTCGAGCGGATGCGTACCGCCGGGCGGATCGCCGCGCGGGCGATGGCCGCCGCCGCGGAGCACATCGCGCCCGGGGTGACGACGGACGAGCTGGACCGGGTGGCGCACGAGTACCTGTGCGACCACGGCGCGTACCCCTCCACCCTCGGCTACCGGGGCTTTCCCAAGTCGCTCTGCACGTCGGTCAACGAGGTGATCTGCCACGGCATTCCGGACTCCACGGTGCTGCGCGACGGCGACATCGTGAACCTCGACGTCACCGCGTTCATCGGCGGCGTGCACGGCGACAACAACGCCACGTACCTCGTCGGCGAGGTCGACGAGACCTCCCGGCTGCTGGTCGAGCGCACCCGCGAGTCGCTGAACCGCGCCATCAAGGCGGTCCGCCCGGGCCGGCAGGTCAACGTCATCGGCCGGGTCATCGAGTCGTACGCCAAGCGCTTCGGCTACGGCGTCGTGCGCGACTTCACCGGCCACGGCGTCAACACCGCCTTCCACTCCGGCCTGATCATCCCGCACTTCGACGACCCGCGCGCCACGACCGTGATGCGGCCGGGGATGACGTTCACGATCGAGCCGATGCTGACCCTCGGGACGCACGAGTACGACATGTGGGACGACGGCTGGACCGTGGTGACCAAGGACCGCAGGCGCACCGCCCAGTTCGAGCACACGCTGGTGGTGACGGAGTCGGGCGCGGAGGTGCTGACCCTCCCGTGA